In Candidatus Bathyarchaeota archaeon A05DMB-5, a single genomic region encodes these proteins:
- the cobO gene encoding cob(I)yrinic acid a,c-diamide adenosyltransferase, translating to MPKLEKGLVQVYTGNGKGKSTAAFGLALRAIGRGLKVYIIQFIKGGFDYGELYIVDKLPNLTLKAFGRGKFVTEKPPAEVDVQFAEEALALAEKIVKSGEYDIVILDEVNVALHLKLIKTERVVALIKAKPKHVELVLTGRYAPNELMELADLVTEMREIKHPYNKGFEARKGIEY from the coding sequence ATGCCTAAACTTGAAAAAGGGCTTGTGCAAGTCTACACTGGAAACGGCAAAGGAAAGAGCACTGCAGCTTTTGGGCTTGCCTTAAGAGCAATAGGCAGAGGATTAAAGGTTTACATTATCCAGTTTATCAAAGGCGGATTTGACTACGGCGAGCTATATATTGTGGATAAGCTTCCAAACTTAACTTTGAAAGCCTTCGGCAGAGGAAAATTCGTAACAGAAAAGCCTCCAGCAGAAGTGGATGTGCAATTTGCTGAGGAAGCCTTAGCCTTGGCTGAAAAGATTGTCAAAAGCGGCGAGTACGACATAGTAATTTTAGACGAAGTTAACGTGGCTTTACACTTGAAACTGATTAAAACTGAAAGAGTTGTCGCGCTGATAAAAGCTAAGCCGAAGCATGTTGAGCTTGTTTTGACTGGACGTTACGCTCCAAACGAGCTAATGGAACTGGCTGATTTAGTGACAGAAATGCGAGAGATCAAGCATCCCTACAACAAGGGCTTCGAAGCAAGAAAAGGAATAGAATACTAA
- a CDS encoding Lrp/AsnC ligand binding domain-containing protein has translation MEAYILLNAEPGMIWEVADATLKIEGVRKAHAVTGQFDAVVYVEFPKMEDLGRIIEKIQQLRGVRGTQTLIAIPPTIRK, from the coding sequence TTGGAAGCCTACATTCTCCTTAATGCGGAACCTGGCATGATATGGGAAGTCGCAGACGCTACGCTTAAAATTGAAGGCGTTAGAAAGGCGCACGCGGTAACTGGACAGTTTGACGCTGTAGTTTATGTGGAGTTTCCAAAAATGGAGGATTTGGGTAGAATAATCGAGAAAATCCAGCAACTTAGAGGTGTGCGTGGAACCCAGACATTGATAGCTATTCCACCAACCATCAGAAAATAA
- a CDS encoding winged helix DNA-binding domain-containing protein encodes MQFLEEHATTQYILHKHHLLPGSKGESIIQVVNDIIALHATSVGTTYLSLFARMKNFKRSDLDEEFYKKRNLLRLRAMRGTLFITSIELAPIIYQAVKPNVLKATAKILAPESGMPQQEFDELKEKLYNILKNGGKTLHEIKRALPKSMLRTLELKEGKSVYRMTNLNMALNLLVRQGIVISEKGAKTLGITKANRYMLFKEGYPKLDLEAVEIEEAKAMLVRLYIKTFGPVTEEDIAWWTGFNKTDLKKVLVAIEKELLRVSIENFEREHLMLHTDYKQFIKFKPPRTCSAQLLPYEDPYTKGYKIRDRLIDKKYEKYVYVGGGVQPTILLDGKIVGTWNRSLEEGKGPIKLRFFQHPESEIEREVVQKAKTLGKLMANQEVNVEIE; translated from the coding sequence ATGCAGTTCCTAGAAGAGCATGCCACCACGCAATACATTCTTCATAAGCACCATTTGTTACCGGGTTCCAAAGGCGAAAGCATCATTCAAGTAGTCAATGACATAATCGCCTTGCATGCTACCAGCGTGGGAACAACTTACCTTTCCTTGTTCGCCAGAATGAAAAATTTCAAAAGAAGCGATTTAGATGAAGAATTCTACAAGAAAAGAAATTTACTACGTTTAAGAGCCATGAGAGGCACCCTCTTCATCACTTCCATAGAACTAGCACCTATAATCTACCAAGCAGTAAAACCCAACGTTCTAAAAGCTACGGCTAAGATACTCGCGCCAGAGTCGGGAATGCCACAACAAGAATTTGACGAATTAAAAGAGAAACTCTACAATATTTTGAAGAACGGCGGAAAAACTCTCCACGAAATTAAACGCGCCTTGCCAAAGTCGATGCTTAGGACTCTTGAGCTTAAGGAAGGAAAAAGCGTCTATAGAATGACTAACTTAAACATGGCTCTAAACTTGTTGGTTCGTCAAGGAATAGTGATAAGCGAAAAAGGTGCAAAGACGCTTGGCATCACGAAAGCCAACCGCTACATGCTCTTTAAAGAAGGTTATCCTAAGCTGGACCTTGAAGCAGTGGAAATTGAAGAAGCAAAGGCAATGCTGGTTAGGCTATATATCAAAACATTTGGTCCAGTCACCGAAGAAGACATTGCATGGTGGACCGGTTTCAACAAAACTGACTTAAAGAAAGTTCTGGTAGCAATAGAAAAAGAACTGCTACGAGTGAGCATTGAAAATTTTGAACGAGAACATTTAATGCTTCACACCGATTATAAACAATTCATTAAGTTCAAACCGCCTAGAACATGTTCTGCGCAATTACTTCCTTACGAAGACCCTTACACAAAAGGTTACAAGATAAGAGATAGACTAATCGACAAAAAATATGAAAAGTATGTGTATGTAGGCGGAGGAGTGCAGCCGACCATACTATTAGACGGCAAAATTGTGGGAACATGGAACCGAAGCTTGGAAGAAGGAAAAGGACCAATAAAACTACGTTTCTTTCAACACCCCGAAAGCGAAATAGAACGTGAAGTAGTTCAAAAAGCAAAAACTCTTGGAAAACTAATGGCCAATCAAGAAGTTAACGTTGAAATAGAGTGA
- a CDS encoding DUF3795 domain-containing protein: MESAKVKEARRNEIGYCGNYCRTCYWYTDVLRTPAKQLLNLVKAHFEVEGWIDHEGGSSKETIKGLEILSKCACAFNCKGGSGWSGCPIRKCCITKGIEFCFECSDFPCDANWGEKSAHSNVFNKAKIERLLEMKAIGVEEWIKKQWI; encoded by the coding sequence ATGGAAAGTGCAAAAGTAAAAGAAGCAAGACGAAATGAAATTGGATATTGTGGAAATTACTGTCGAACGTGCTATTGGTATACTGACGTTTTAAGAACGCCTGCTAAACAGCTATTAAATCTTGTTAAAGCGCATTTTGAAGTTGAAGGATGGATTGACCATGAAGGTGGCAGTTCTAAAGAAACAATTAAAGGGCTTGAAATTCTCTCTAAATGTGCATGTGCATTCAACTGTAAAGGCGGTAGTGGCTGGAGTGGCTGCCCAATTCGCAAATGTTGCATTACAAAGGGGATTGAATTTTGTTTTGAATGCTCTGATTTTCCATGCGATGCAAATTGGGGCGAAAAAAGTGCGCACTCAAACGTTTTCAATAAGGCGAAGATAGAAAGACTTCTGGAAATGAAAGCGATTGGAGTGGAAGAATGGATTAAGAAGCAATGGATATAA
- a CDS encoding ATP-binding protein translates to MNVAVKGLWNVVLSGYPKTGKTLLARRLVAEHKNFARIGVDELRQMLFNEVPPCRDEFLVYSLIAETRDTLLEKGYSVIIDSTAPDNVTRAFLLATQVKNVNRLVVLFNVEREIIIERNIALFGDASSVFAWDERWETPKGGIPIFKFKSNNAEEFEAYYARLKELLESEIHPFKPEFLRPALPFKKLQETFKIFLRKKQK, encoded by the coding sequence ATGAATGTCGCGGTTAAAGGACTGTGGAATGTCGTTTTAAGCGGCTATCCGAAAACTGGAAAGACTTTGCTTGCAAGACGCTTGGTTGCTGAGCATAAAAATTTCGCGAGAATCGGTGTTGACGAACTGAGACAAATGCTTTTTAACGAAGTTCCACCGTGCCGCGATGAATTTCTAGTGTATTCCCTGATTGCTGAAACACGAGACACGCTTCTTGAAAAAGGATACAGTGTCATCATTGACTCCACAGCACCAGATAATGTTACACGCGCTTTTCTGCTCGCAACACAAGTTAAGAATGTCAATCGATTAGTTGTTTTGTTTAATGTCGAAAGAGAAATCATAATTGAAAGAAACATTGCTTTATTCGGCGATGCAAGCTCGGTTTTTGCTTGGGATGAACGTTGGGAGACGCCAAAAGGCGGCATTCCCATATTCAAATTTAAAAGCAACAACGCAGAGGAGTTTGAGGCTTATTATGCACGGCTTAAGGAGTTATTAGAGAGCGAAATTCATCCTTTCAAACCAGAATTTCTACGCCCAGCCTTACCATTTAAGAAATTACAGGAAACTTTCAAAATTTTCTTAAGAAAAAAACAGAAATAG
- a CDS encoding MFS transporter, translating into MQQKLPEKRHILLLGVAHSLNHSLFVIAPPLLALIMADLGVTKSVIGAVSTVASFLYGVGALVGGPLGDKIGETKTITVCLAFSGLSTVIMLAANAFGNIYLYGLALILMASWASLYHPTANSLISKVFKGKVAESMGLHGVGGTLGVVLTPTVAWIIGSTFGWSWAFVTFGMLCILLAFLFSKKFKKTNNGNNYGGTIIDALKIRELWILLIFNVAIGLFMKGVELYFPTYINENRQVDQAWASVALTLVLAAGVPGQWIGGKAADVFGSKKVLIATSLGVCAGFLCLLFVPIYVVGVAAFILLYGLSFYAHQPALNSLAGFLSPQNQRGAVYGVFFFTSFGIGSISQLIAGFIADLYGLDVAFFLLTIFAVAALLLSFKLPKKTERT; encoded by the coding sequence TTGCAGCAAAAACTGCCTGAAAAGCGTCATATCTTACTGTTAGGCGTGGCACATTCACTAAATCATTCGTTGTTTGTGATTGCACCGCCTTTGTTGGCTTTGATAATGGCTGACTTGGGCGTGACAAAATCTGTTATAGGCGCGGTTTCGACAGTTGCGTCTTTTCTATATGGCGTTGGCGCTTTGGTTGGTGGACCATTAGGCGACAAAATTGGAGAGACCAAAACGATTACCGTATGCCTTGCTTTCTCTGGATTATCCACCGTCATTATGCTCGCTGCAAACGCATTTGGAAACATTTACCTTTATGGATTAGCGCTGATTTTGATGGCTTCTTGGGCTAGCCTTTACCACCCCACTGCAAACTCGCTCATCTCAAAGGTTTTCAAGGGCAAGGTCGCCGAATCTATGGGACTGCATGGGGTGGGTGGAACGTTAGGCGTCGTATTAACTCCCACAGTAGCATGGATTATCGGCTCAACTTTTGGTTGGTCATGGGCTTTCGTCACTTTCGGCATGTTATGCATTCTACTTGCTTTTCTTTTCTCGAAAAAATTCAAGAAAACTAATAATGGAAACAATTATGGTGGAACAATAATTGATGCATTGAAAATTCGCGAGCTTTGGATATTGCTGATTTTCAACGTGGCAATTGGGCTTTTCATGAAAGGAGTTGAGCTATACTTTCCAACATACATTAATGAGAATCGGCAAGTTGACCAAGCATGGGCGTCGGTGGCGCTCACATTGGTTTTAGCTGCAGGGGTTCCAGGACAGTGGATTGGTGGTAAAGCCGCTGACGTGTTTGGTTCGAAGAAGGTTTTGATTGCTACATCGTTGGGTGTGTGTGCGGGCTTTTTGTGTCTTCTTTTTGTGCCAATTTATGTGGTGGGCGTGGCTGCCTTCATTCTGTTGTATGGCTTGTCATTTTATGCGCACCAACCCGCATTAAACTCGCTCGCTGGCTTTCTTTCTCCACAAAACCAGAGAGGGGCAGTTTACGGCGTATTCTTTTTCACTTCCTTTGGCATAGGTTCTATTTCGCAGTTGATTGCCGGATTCATCGCTGACTTGTATGGTTTGGATGTTGCATTTTTCCTCTTGACAATTTTTGCAGTGGCTGCGCTGTTGCTTTCGTTTAAGCTCCCAAAAAAGACAGAACGCACGTAA
- the feoB gene encoding ferrous iron transport protein B: protein MGKQLRIALAGNANVGKSVIFNQLTGLNQIVGNWPGKTVERAEGTLHFEGYTIRIIDLPGIYSLSTFSMEEIVSRDYIATEKPDGIVNVVDASMLERNLYFTLQLLELDPPTILDLNQVDFAAKKGIRIDAEKLSSALGVPVIQTVAITGMGINELLSTVIAVANGEKQLKPLRVTYGKEIEKRAETIEKLVSVKLPQICAVYPARWIAIKLLERDEDVTGKIRNYEDGKEVLVYAEKLAGELEKIHGEPSPVIIASERYSLATKIAKAVTTVEAPPKISLEQKIDALTTHKILGYPILVGILAVMFTLIFVGGNFVSAGFDYAFGILTSQTANALSQFLPEIAVDLINKGVLSGVLAGISVALPYIVPFYILLALLEDSGYLPRAAFLMDNFMHKIGLHGKAFIPLMLGYGCNVPACIGCRIMETQRERLLSAFVVVLIPCAARTVVILGLVGRFVGLHAALALYIFDLILVFALGRIAFKVLPGEPVGLIMEMPPYKRPTIKNILIKTWSRTRDFVFIAFPIIIAGSLAIVALDITGFTTYIVNGASPLISGWLGLPVLAGIPLIFGILRKELTLILLAELVPLQSLTAVQMIVFALVAMIYIPCLATIAALKREFGWKKALIITLIDVGLALFLGGIAYRILSL, encoded by the coding sequence ATGGGTAAACAACTTCGCATAGCGTTGGCTGGAAACGCGAACGTTGGAAAAAGCGTAATCTTCAACCAGCTCACGGGTTTAAACCAGATAGTTGGAAATTGGCCTGGAAAAACGGTTGAAAGGGCAGAGGGAACGCTACATTTTGAAGGTTACACAATACGTATTATTGATTTGCCAGGCATTTATTCGCTCTCGACTTTTTCTATGGAAGAAATTGTCTCGAGAGATTACATAGCCACTGAAAAACCAGATGGTATAGTGAATGTTGTCGATGCTTCGATGCTTGAGCGTAATTTGTATTTTACGCTTCAACTTTTAGAGCTTGACCCGCCTACTATATTGGATTTGAATCAGGTTGATTTTGCAGCAAAAAAAGGCATAAGAATTGACGCTGAAAAACTCTCATCAGCCCTAGGCGTGCCTGTCATCCAAACAGTCGCAATAACCGGCATGGGCATAAACGAGCTTCTTTCGACAGTAATAGCTGTTGCAAACGGAGAAAAACAGCTCAAACCATTAAGGGTCACTTACGGAAAAGAAATCGAGAAACGCGCAGAAACCATCGAAAAACTTGTCAGCGTAAAGCTTCCGCAAATCTGTGCAGTTTACCCGGCAAGGTGGATTGCAATTAAGCTTCTAGAGAGAGACGAAGATGTTACTGGAAAAATAAGAAACTATGAAGATGGAAAAGAAGTTCTCGTATACGCAGAAAAATTAGCGGGTGAACTGGAAAAAATTCACGGTGAACCCTCTCCAGTCATCATAGCATCCGAAAGATACAGTCTGGCAACAAAAATAGCAAAAGCAGTAACAACCGTTGAAGCCCCTCCAAAAATAAGTTTAGAGCAAAAAATCGACGCGTTAACTACACACAAGATTTTAGGATATCCCATTTTGGTTGGTATTTTGGCGGTTATGTTCACGTTAATTTTCGTCGGCGGAAACTTTGTGTCTGCAGGCTTCGACTACGCTTTTGGCATTTTAACAAGCCAAACTGCAAATGCACTGTCGCAGTTTCTGCCCGAAATTGCTGTTGACCTAATCAACAAGGGGGTTTTGTCTGGAGTATTGGCTGGAATCTCCGTAGCCTTGCCCTACATTGTGCCTTTCTACATACTCCTAGCACTTTTAGAAGACAGCGGCTACTTGCCACGTGCAGCTTTTCTCATGGACAATTTTATGCACAAAATAGGCTTGCACGGAAAAGCCTTCATACCCTTAATGCTCGGCTACGGCTGCAACGTTCCCGCATGCATAGGTTGCAGAATCATGGAAACACAACGCGAACGTCTCCTATCAGCATTTGTGGTGGTTCTAATTCCCTGTGCAGCACGAACCGTCGTAATTCTCGGGCTCGTGGGAAGGTTTGTTGGGCTGCATGCAGCTTTAGCCTTATACATCTTTGACTTAATTCTCGTTTTCGCTTTGGGAAGAATAGCCTTCAAAGTTTTGCCAGGCGAACCAGTTGGCTTAATCATGGAGATGCCACCTTACAAAAGACCGACTATTAAGAACATTTTAATAAAAACTTGGAGCAGAACACGCGACTTTGTTTTCATAGCATTCCCAATAATAATAGCTGGAAGCCTAGCAATAGTGGCTTTAGACATAACCGGATTTACAACTTACATCGTTAACGGCGCAAGTCCGCTTATAAGTGGTTGGCTTGGGCTTCCCGTATTAGCAGGCATTCCGTTAATTTTCGGCATTTTACGCAAAGAGTTAACGCTTATATTGCTTGCCGAGCTTGTTCCGCTGCAATCCTTAACTGCTGTTCAAATGATTGTTTTCGCTTTGGTTGCAATGATTTACATTCCATGTCTCGCAACAATTGCCGCTTTAAAGCGCGAATTTGGGTGGAAAAAAGCGTTAATAATAACGCTGATTGACGTTGGACTTGCTCTTTTTCTGGGCGGAATAGCCTACAGAATTCTATCACTATAG
- a CDS encoding ferrous iron transport protein A — protein MRFRHRRAITEPQAVTAHKEAFSLTCLEEGKSGVIVYAHGGYGLVRRLAEMGLTPGVEVKLIRKCPFRGPLEIEVRGTALALGYGVASKVFVKPSRTEANG, from the coding sequence ATGCGCTTTAGACATAGAAGGGCAATCACTGAGCCGCAGGCTGTGACAGCCCATAAAGAAGCATTTTCTCTAACATGCCTTGAAGAAGGAAAAAGCGGAGTAATAGTTTACGCTCATGGAGGCTACGGACTCGTCAGAAGACTCGCAGAAATGGGTTTGACGCCTGGAGTCGAAGTCAAACTTATCAGAAAATGTCCTTTCCGCGGACCATTGGAAATTGAAGTCAGAGGCACTGCGCTTGCGCTTGGCTATGGCGTCGCCTCAAAAGTTTTCGTCAAACCCTCAAGGACTGAAGCTAATGGGTAA
- a CDS encoding metal-dependent transcriptional regulator: MTTELSYDAEEYVEAIYRLQKRSGVAKTKELAAELDVVPGSITNTIEHLERHDLVEHEPYKGVKLTAKGEALALYIIRRHRLAERLLTDILNADWSDVHENACKLEHALTEEVIALLEKKLEYPKVCPHGNPIPSEHGEIEEQECYPLTEVRLNEICKVVKISDENRERLQLLASKGIKPNATIHIVKRQGARLVLCVDGKECSLSCGDASSVWVKLAEAKNNAL; this comes from the coding sequence ATGACGACGGAACTTTCCTATGACGCAGAAGAGTATGTAGAAGCAATCTATAGACTCCAAAAACGGAGCGGAGTTGCCAAAACAAAAGAGTTAGCTGCAGAACTGGACGTTGTGCCCGGCTCAATAACAAACACGATTGAACATTTAGAGAGACACGACTTAGTGGAACATGAACCATACAAAGGCGTCAAACTAACAGCAAAAGGCGAAGCATTAGCCCTATACATTATAAGAAGACACAGACTTGCAGAAAGGCTACTCACCGACATATTAAATGCTGACTGGAGCGACGTCCACGAAAACGCTTGCAAACTTGAACATGCCTTAACAGAAGAAGTAATCGCACTTCTAGAAAAGAAGCTTGAATACCCAAAGGTTTGCCCCCATGGAAACCCTATTCCCAGCGAACATGGCGAAATAGAAGAACAAGAATGTTATCCACTAACAGAAGTACGGTTAAATGAAATCTGCAAAGTTGTAAAAATCTCCGATGAGAACCGCGAAAGATTACAACTCTTAGCGAGCAAAGGAATAAAACCCAACGCAACAATCCACATTGTCAAGCGACAAGGCGCCCGACTCGTATTATGCGTGGATGGAAAAGAATGCAGCCTAAGCTGCGGTGATGCTTCTAGCGTTTGGGTCAAACTTGCGGAGGCAAAAAATAATGCGCTTTAG